The following are encoded together in the Fodinibius salinus genome:
- a CDS encoding glycosyltransferase family 4 protein produces MRILYVSHTHPPEGKILENVGGMQRVSQQLIKELKHQESVRVFTETINVSEEGKIAFNTASFLFRQIFRLPHKIEEYNADVVLFSSMVTASISYFIKHKVSVPMVTINHGRDVTLPVKLYQWFVPKIFESLDGVISVSRATREECIKRGMSPDKGVALANGFDMAALNNFPDKAESRRRLQQNFRIPLDNHFMLLTVGRKVKRKGHEWFIREVMSKLDDRIIYVTVGDGPEFESIEELAEQVPYSDRIFLLGRQPDEVLKQAYAAADLFVMPNIPVEGDMEGFGIVLLEANMARTPAVASDLEGIKDVISQGQNGYRVPTLDAEQFAVKVRSMLEGQLEHFSRQTRTYVQEQFSWSHVAQEYVDFLETVVQNHHSRHIN; encoded by the coding sequence GTGCGTATACTTTACGTCTCGCATACACATCCGCCCGAAGGAAAGATCCTGGAAAATGTAGGCGGAATGCAACGAGTAAGCCAGCAACTTATTAAAGAGCTGAAGCACCAAGAGTCAGTTCGTGTTTTTACAGAAACCATTAATGTTTCTGAAGAAGGGAAGATTGCTTTTAACACCGCCTCATTTTTATTCAGGCAGATATTTCGGCTTCCACATAAAATTGAGGAATACAATGCTGATGTGGTATTGTTCTCTTCGATGGTAACGGCTAGTATATCTTACTTTATCAAACACAAGGTTTCGGTGCCGATGGTGACTATAAATCACGGCCGGGATGTTACGCTACCCGTAAAATTATATCAGTGGTTTGTACCCAAGATATTTGAGAGCCTGGATGGGGTCATCTCGGTATCAAGGGCTACACGTGAGGAATGTATCAAACGTGGGATGTCGCCCGATAAGGGCGTTGCGCTGGCTAATGGTTTTGATATGGCAGCGTTAAATAATTTTCCCGATAAGGCAGAATCCCGCCGGCGTTTACAACAAAATTTTCGTATCCCGCTTGATAATCATTTTATGTTACTTACCGTAGGACGAAAAGTAAAGCGTAAAGGGCATGAATGGTTTATCCGGGAGGTTATGTCAAAGCTTGATGACCGCATTATTTATGTGACTGTGGGTGACGGCCCCGAATTTGAAAGTATTGAAGAATTGGCGGAACAGGTTCCATATAGCGACCGCATATTTTTGCTGGGACGCCAGCCCGATGAAGTATTAAAACAGGCCTATGCTGCTGCTGATCTTTTTGTGATGCCCAATATCCCCGTTGAAGGAGATATGGAAGGTTTTGGCATTGTGCTGTTGGAGGCCAATATGGCACGGACACCGGCTGTAGCATCAGATCTTGAAGGTATTAAAGATGTTATATCGCAGGGCCAAAACGGGTATCGGGTTCCTACACTTGATGCGGAGCAATTTGCAGTAAAAGTACGAAGTATGCTGGAGGGACAATTGGAACATTTTTCTCGTCAAACACGTACCTATGTACAAGAACAGTTTAGTTGGTCTCATGTGGCCCAAGAATACGTCGATTTTTTAGAAACTGTAGTACAAAACCACCATAGCAGGCATATCAATTAA
- a CDS encoding GNAT family N-acetyltransferase has product MAHSHRTNGITLATSKEERKQFIDFPYQHYAEDEYWVAPLKMEQKKLIDEEKNPFYENGEIALFLAEQNGEICGRIAAICDHRYNNHHDSNTGFFGFFECIDDQSVADLLFKVAGDWLREQGYTDILGPANPSMMDEIGILVDGFEYYPSIMMPYHKPYYNKLIKNAGLAKEMDMYAFRATQENVKLDRMYRAEEIVRRRLPLLEIREIDLSQIDQEVEIVRRIFNEAWSGNWGFIPLTKEELADLAQDLKLILATKVAHIAEVDGEPVAFSIALPDLNQALRHMDGTLFPTGIFKLLWHRRNIDQIRTALMGVLPKYQGKGIDALLHKEAIVNGREVGYHSSELSWVLESNKAMIQVAEKIGAHIEKTYRMYSSEL; this is encoded by the coding sequence GTGGCACATTCTCATCGTACTAATGGAATTACACTTGCAACTTCTAAGGAAGAGCGCAAGCAGTTTATCGACTTTCCCTATCAGCACTATGCTGAAGATGAGTACTGGGTAGCTCCACTTAAGATGGAGCAGAAAAAACTTATTGATGAAGAAAAAAACCCTTTTTATGAAAATGGCGAAATTGCCCTTTTCCTTGCTGAACAAAATGGTGAGATATGTGGTCGCATAGCAGCTATTTGTGATCACCGCTACAATAATCATCATGACAGTAATACTGGTTTCTTTGGATTTTTTGAGTGTATTGATGATCAGTCAGTGGCAGACTTGTTATTTAAAGTAGCCGGAGATTGGCTTCGTGAGCAGGGGTATACCGATATCTTGGGGCCGGCTAATCCCAGTATGATGGATGAGATAGGTATTTTGGTGGATGGATTTGAGTACTATCCCAGTATTATGATGCCTTACCATAAACCATATTACAATAAGCTCATTAAAAATGCCGGTCTTGCCAAAGAAATGGATATGTATGCTTTTAGGGCCACACAGGAAAATGTTAAGTTGGATCGTATGTACCGGGCCGAAGAAATCGTGCGCCGTCGCCTGCCGCTTCTTGAAATTAGAGAAATCGATTTAAGTCAGATTGACCAGGAAGTCGAAATTGTACGACGAATTTTTAACGAAGCCTGGTCGGGGAATTGGGGATTTATTCCTCTTACGAAAGAAGAGTTGGCCGACCTGGCCCAAGACTTAAAACTTATTTTAGCTACAAAGGTAGCACATATTGCCGAGGTAGATGGAGAGCCAGTTGCCTTTTCTATTGCACTTCCCGACTTAAACCAAGCGCTCCGGCATATGGATGGTACGCTCTTTCCGACGGGTATTTTTAAACTGTTATGGCACCGGCGAAATATTGATCAGATTCGTACAGCTTTGATGGGCGTTTTACCTAAATATCAGGGTAAGGGTATAGATGCACTTCTTCACAAAGAGGCCATTGTTAACGGTAGAGAGGTTGGATACCATTCATCAGAGCTGAGCTGGGTTTTAGAATCCAATAAAGCAATGATACAGGTTGCCGAAAAAATTGGTGCTCATATTGAAAAGACCTACCGGATGTACAGTAGTGAGCTTTAA
- a CDS encoding DUF4350 domain-containing protein produces the protein MKKKHLYISILTVSLLAYFVYEWSQPKPINWTESYSGISKIPYGCFIMRDKLPQLFPEEDLRYQNKPVYTTDDSLKGKNIIFINNKFSPDKFETERLVRQVKEGKNIFISAYRIQGTLADTLGISLSEAPIFENGLKLLQQDTVHFSFTNKRLQKPGGWGYSKQLAEFHFTDFDTANTTVLGTTEKDQSNFIRIKNGDGAFYIHTVPYIFTNYYMRNYSQATYAFRTLSYLPKAPTAWDEYYKAGRATNSSPLRYIVSRDSLKWAWITTLCGLFLFIIFRAKRRERIIPIIEKPQNTTLQFIETIGRLSHQSGNRKELSDKKIIYLMDYIREELNVDVGREHPNFVQRVAQRTDTDIETVQHLFEQITAIKKKQDISAKELWKLNNQIETFYQQSSR, from the coding sequence GTGAAAAAGAAACATCTATACATAAGTATTTTAACCGTTTCTCTTCTGGCCTATTTTGTGTATGAATGGAGTCAGCCCAAACCCATCAACTGGACAGAAAGTTATTCAGGTATCTCTAAAATACCATATGGGTGTTTTATTATGCGAGATAAGTTGCCTCAACTTTTTCCTGAGGAAGATCTCCGCTACCAAAATAAGCCTGTTTACACCACTGACGACTCACTTAAGGGCAAGAACATCATTTTCATTAATAATAAATTTAGTCCCGACAAATTTGAGACTGAAAGATTAGTCCGGCAAGTGAAAGAAGGAAAAAATATCTTTATTTCTGCTTACCGAATTCAGGGTACATTAGCCGATACGCTCGGAATTTCACTATCTGAAGCTCCTATTTTCGAAAACGGTCTTAAACTCTTGCAACAAGATACCGTTCATTTTTCTTTTACAAACAAGCGGCTGCAAAAACCTGGGGGCTGGGGGTATTCTAAACAACTTGCAGAATTCCATTTTACTGATTTTGATACTGCAAACACCACCGTATTGGGCACCACCGAAAAAGATCAGTCAAACTTTATTAGAATCAAAAACGGGGATGGAGCTTTTTATATTCATACTGTGCCTTATATTTTCACCAATTATTATATGCGAAATTATAGTCAGGCAACCTATGCCTTTCGCACTTTGTCATATCTGCCAAAAGCTCCCACAGCATGGGATGAATATTACAAGGCAGGCCGGGCTACAAACAGCTCTCCGCTCCGTTATATCGTGTCCCGTGATTCTCTAAAATGGGCATGGATTACCACACTTTGCGGACTGTTTTTATTTATTATCTTTCGTGCAAAACGACGTGAGCGCATCATCCCAATAATTGAGAAACCCCAAAATACGACGCTGCAGTTTATTGAAACCATTGGTCGATTATCCCATCAGAGCGGCAACCGTAAAGAACTGTCGGACAAGAAAATTATTTACTTGATGGATTATATCCGCGAAGAGTTGAATGTGGATGTCGGACGTGAACATCCCAATTTTGTACAGCGAGTAGCCCAGCGAACTGATACAGATATTGAAACAGTACAACATCTCTTTGAGCAAATTACAGCTATTAAAAAGAAACAAGATATTTCTGCAAAAGAACTTTGGAAGCTGAATAACCAAATTGAAACCTTTTACCAACAATCATCACGATGA
- a CDS encoding aminotransferase class I/II-fold pyridoxal phosphate-dependent enzyme has product MAESNSDVRTKDIFSKAYDFTKADEIKDRGLYPYFKPLQATDGTTVQIDEREVIMAGSNNYLGLTNDPRVIEAAREVLKSYGTGCTGSRYLNGTLDLHLELEEKLADFMRKDSCVLFSTGYQTNEGAIQTIAGRRDVIFSDKDNHACIVTGTLVSNAKTMRYQHNNMEQLEKLLNRADEKAGKIIVSDGVFSMSGTIAKVPKLVELKKKFDTRLYLDDAHAIGVVGEGGRGSASTHGLMDEVDLISGTFSKSFASLGGFLVGDEEVIEFIRHNSPAHIFSASMPPANVATVLKALEILQDETWRLERLEEISDYMRNSLKDMGFNVWSSQTPIIPVVIGEMMECFEFWKGLFEAGVYVNAVVPPGVPEGQSLVRTSYMATHTEDHLNRILEAFRKVGIEQGIIDQNGHSLLGDN; this is encoded by the coding sequence ATGGCCGAATCCAATTCTGATGTAAGAACAAAAGATATTTTCTCCAAGGCTTACGATTTCACCAAAGCGGATGAAATCAAAGATCGGGGGCTTTATCCTTACTTTAAACCTCTGCAGGCCACGGATGGAACTACCGTTCAGATTGATGAACGTGAAGTAATTATGGCTGGCTCCAATAACTATCTGGGGTTAACCAATGACCCTCGTGTTATTGAAGCGGCACGTGAGGTTCTTAAATCTTATGGAACGGGTTGCACCGGATCGCGTTATTTAAATGGCACGTTGGATCTGCATCTCGAACTTGAAGAGAAGCTTGCAGACTTTATGCGCAAAGATTCATGCGTGCTTTTTAGTACCGGTTATCAAACCAACGAGGGTGCTATACAAACAATTGCCGGTCGCCGTGACGTTATTTTTTCAGATAAAGATAATCATGCTTGTATTGTTACGGGCACGCTTGTTTCTAATGCCAAGACCATGCGATATCAGCATAACAATATGGAACAGCTGGAAAAGTTGTTAAATCGTGCTGATGAAAAAGCAGGCAAGATTATTGTCAGTGACGGCGTTTTCTCAATGTCAGGGACCATTGCCAAAGTTCCTAAACTAGTAGAACTAAAGAAGAAGTTTGATACTCGCCTTTATCTTGATGATGCTCATGCCATTGGGGTAGTGGGTGAAGGCGGTCGGGGATCGGCTTCTACGCATGGTCTGATGGACGAGGTTGATCTGATTAGCGGAACATTTTCTAAGTCATTTGCATCCCTCGGTGGCTTTTTGGTGGGTGATGAAGAAGTAATTGAGTTTATTCGGCACAATTCTCCTGCGCACATTTTTAGTGCATCTATGCCACCTGCTAATGTGGCTACGGTACTAAAAGCGCTTGAGATCTTGCAGGATGAGACCTGGAGACTCGAGCGGCTGGAAGAAATTTCTGATTATATGCGTAATTCTCTCAAAGATATGGGATTCAATGTTTGGAGTTCCCAAACACCTATTATTCCAGTTGTTATTGGTGAAATGATGGAGTGTTTCGAATTTTGGAAAGGGCTCTTTGAGGCGGGAGTTTACGTAAATGCAGTAGTACCGCCGGGAGTCCCCGAGGGACAGTCGCTTGTTCGAACCAGCTATATGGCCACGCACACCGAAGACCATCTCAATCGCATTTTAGAAGCTTTCCGCAAAGTGGGGATTGAACAGGGTATCATCGATCAAAACGGTCATTCACTACTCGGGGACAATTAG
- a CDS encoding class II fumarate hydratase: MSDYRVEEDSMGEINVPKDAYYGAQTQRAIDNFPVSDIRFSRNFIEALGMVKEHAAKVNAALGEVDEGIANAIKQAAQEVSEGAFDKDFAIDIFQTGSGTSTNMNANEIIARRANEIKDDDVEVDIHPNDHVNYGQSSNDVIPTSIRLSAVLAVKNTLIPALKELKEEFQAKGNEFSDVAKTGRTHLMDAMPVTIKQEFDGYSRQLQLNIERLESALERMTELPQGGTAVGTGLNTNPKFGAEMAASLSEETGIDFSEAEDHFEAQATVDAPVELSGQLKTIAVGLMKMGNDLRWMNSGPNSGIGEIKLEALQPGSSIMPGKINPVIEESITMVCAQVIGNDSAITVAGQSGNFELNVMLPVVAHNLLESITILGNAVANFARKSVSRLTVNKDKVADMVGRNPVLVTALNPLIGYDKASKIAKKAFKEERPVKEVAREMTDLSDEELDEALDPIKMTKGGFME, from the coding sequence ATGAGCGATTACCGTGTTGAAGAAGATTCAATGGGTGAAATTAATGTTCCCAAAGATGCTTATTATGGCGCACAAACCCAGCGAGCGATAGATAACTTTCCTGTAAGTGATATTCGATTCAGCCGAAATTTCATTGAAGCCTTGGGTATGGTTAAAGAGCATGCCGCTAAGGTCAATGCCGCTCTTGGCGAAGTTGATGAAGGGATAGCCAACGCTATAAAGCAGGCTGCGCAAGAGGTATCTGAAGGTGCATTTGATAAAGATTTTGCTATCGACATTTTCCAGACGGGTTCCGGTACTTCCACCAATATGAATGCTAACGAGATTATTGCTCGTCGTGCCAATGAGATAAAAGATGATGATGTAGAGGTCGATATTCATCCTAATGATCATGTCAATTATGGGCAGAGTTCTAATGATGTAATTCCGACGTCTATTCGTTTATCAGCAGTATTAGCTGTAAAAAATACTCTCATACCTGCACTTAAAGAACTTAAAGAAGAATTTCAGGCAAAAGGCAACGAATTTTCCGATGTAGCGAAAACAGGTCGTACCCACCTGATGGATGCGATGCCGGTAACCATCAAGCAGGAGTTTGATGGTTATTCTCGTCAGCTGCAGTTGAACATTGAACGACTGGAGTCGGCGCTGGAACGGATGACAGAACTTCCGCAGGGTGGTACCGCGGTAGGAACAGGCTTAAACACAAATCCGAAGTTTGGAGCCGAGATGGCGGCATCATTGTCAGAAGAAACGGGTATTGATTTTAGTGAAGCTGAAGATCACTTTGAGGCACAGGCAACAGTTGACGCCCCGGTAGAACTGAGTGGTCAGCTCAAAACCATTGCAGTGGGACTTATGAAAATGGGTAACGATCTGCGATGGATGAACTCCGGTCCCAATAGTGGCATTGGCGAAATTAAACTCGAAGCGCTACAGCCGGGCTCATCAATTATGCCGGGCAAGATAAATCCAGTGATTGAAGAGTCAATAACTATGGTTTGTGCTCAGGTTATTGGTAATGATTCGGCCATTACTGTAGCGGGACAGTCCGGTAATTTTGAGCTTAACGTAATGCTGCCGGTAGTGGCACATAATCTGTTGGAATCTATTACTATACTGGGAAATGCCGTCGCTAATTTTGCTCGAAAATCGGTTTCTCGACTAACTGTTAATAAAGACAAGGTAGCTGATATGGTGGGACGAAATCCGGTATTAGTTACCGCATTGAATCCGCTTATCGGGTATGATAAAGCTTCCAAAATAGCTAAAAAGGCATTTAAAGAGGAGCGTCCTGTGAAAGAAGTCGCTCGTGAGATGACAGATTTGAGCGATGAAGAATTGGATGAAGCACTAGATCCCATTAAGATGACGAAGGGCGGTTTTATGGAATAA
- a CDS encoding DUF58 domain-containing protein, with product MAVIAGIFILGYFYPLLYAAAKMLLLAMGICIVIDSLMLFRYNQPVQAGRNLPKRLSNGDPNHISITLSHVYPFHASFTIIDELPFQFQRRNHHFDFKADAHKSTEISYELTPTQRGEYSFGALNVYASSPLGLVERRLRFNEEQSVPVYPSFIQMRQLELKAISDQLQDVGIKKIRRIGHTMEFDQIREYVRGDDVRSINWKATARANDLMVNQYRDERSQQIYSVIDTGRVMKMPFEGLSLLDYAINSSLAISNIALTKHDKAGFVTFGDHENMIVPAQKKRSHIYRIQEALYNVETNFMESDFNRLLTFLHNKVHQRSLILLYTNFQTLSSMKRKLPVLKHIASKHLLVNIFFINTELDDLLDSTPEDEEDIYIKTMAEKFAFEKRSIVRILNQHGIQTILTRPQDLSVNTINKYLELKARGLI from the coding sequence TTGGCCGTTATAGCCGGTATTTTTATACTTGGCTATTTTTACCCCCTGCTCTATGCTGCAGCAAAAATGCTGTTGCTGGCTATGGGTATATGCATCGTCATTGACAGCCTGATGCTCTTTCGATATAACCAACCGGTACAAGCAGGTAGAAACTTACCAAAACGACTCTCCAACGGGGATCCAAATCACATTTCGATTACACTGTCCCACGTCTATCCGTTTCATGCCTCATTTACAATTATCGATGAGCTTCCGTTTCAATTTCAGCGGCGCAATCATCACTTCGACTTCAAAGCTGATGCCCACAAATCTACTGAAATAAGTTATGAGTTAACACCTACCCAACGCGGTGAATATAGCTTCGGTGCTTTAAATGTGTATGCCTCATCACCATTGGGACTTGTTGAACGCCGACTCCGTTTTAATGAAGAACAAAGTGTGCCGGTCTATCCATCTTTCATTCAAATGCGTCAGCTGGAACTAAAAGCTATCTCGGATCAACTGCAGGATGTGGGCATCAAGAAAATCAGGCGTATTGGTCACACTATGGAGTTCGATCAAATCAGAGAATATGTGCGCGGTGATGATGTGCGTTCTATCAACTGGAAGGCCACGGCACGCGCTAATGATTTGATGGTAAACCAGTATCGGGATGAACGATCGCAGCAAATATACAGCGTCATTGATACCGGACGTGTTATGAAGATGCCCTTTGAGGGATTAAGCCTGCTGGACTATGCAATTAACAGTAGTCTGGCGATCTCGAATATTGCACTCACCAAACATGATAAGGCGGGCTTTGTTACTTTTGGCGACCACGAAAATATGATTGTGCCTGCCCAAAAGAAACGGAGCCACATCTACCGCATCCAGGAGGCCCTTTACAATGTAGAAACTAATTTCATGGAATCGGATTTTAACCGGCTCCTTACCTTTCTGCATAATAAGGTCCACCAGCGCAGCCTGATACTGCTGTACACTAACTTCCAGACGCTCAGCAGCATGAAGCGCAAACTGCCTGTGCTAAAACATATTGCTTCTAAGCATTTACTGGTGAATATCTTTTTTATTAATACTGAGCTGGATGATCTGCTTGATAGTACTCCAGAGGATGAGGAGGATATTTATATAAAAACTATGGCTGAAAAGTTTGCCTTTGAAAAAAGAAGCATCGTGCGCATCTTAAATCAGCATGGCATTCAAACGATCCTCACACGACCACAAGACCTTTCGGTCAATACCATTAATAAGTACCTGGAGCTTAAGGCACGGGGATTAATTTAG
- a CDS encoding alpha-ketoacid dehydrogenase subunit alpha/beta, which yields MAPTKTKESTQSEAEIDIENRKEEILQDYKLAVKSREVSYIGRKETLTGKAKFGIFGDGKELPQIAMAKYFKNGDFRAGYYRDQTFMMAIDQVTIQQFFAQLYAHANIEEEPNSGGRQMNAHFSTRSLNDDGSWKDLTEMKNTSPDISPTAGQMSRLLGLAQASQIYRNHDELLDKEEFQKFSDDGSEIAWGTIGDASTSEGVFWETINAAGVLQVPMVLSVWDDGYGISVPRKYQTTKESISDVLAGFQRTEDQEGLEILTVNAWDYPALMKTYEEAAAIAREEHVPVLIHVKEVTQPQGHSTSGSHERYKSDERLEWEEEFCCINKTRQWLIDEDIATADEIEEIEEAAKSEVKDAQKAAWKSFKGELKEELKTATALIDDLSSESSHADALKEVKKEMKAPMVPLRKYIVSGVRKALRIVRDEQLESKNKLKQWLDESNQANEERYDTHLYSETADSPLNVEEVTPTYSDDPEEVDGRVVLRDNFDKLFEQYPETLVFGEDTGKLGDVNKGLENMQDKYGELRVRDTGIREATILGQGIGMALRGLRPIAEIQYLDYLLYCFQGLSDDLATVRYRSMGGQKAPLIVRTRGHRLEGIWHTGSPMGMIINGVRGLHVCVPRNLTEAAGMYNTLLQGDDPALMIEPLNAYRLKEKMPDNLGEFTVPLGIPNIVSEGSDITIVSYGSTCNICESVLPELEEVGISAELIDVRTLLPFDRNQDIVASLEKTNRILFVDEDVPGGASAYMMNKVLQEQKGYYYLDSEPQCLTAKAHRGAYGSDGDYFSKPNEEDIFEAIYALMSEANPAQYPPIYE from the coding sequence ATGGCACCTACAAAAACAAAAGAAAGCACACAGTCTGAGGCTGAAATTGATATTGAAAATCGCAAGGAAGAAATTCTCCAAGATTATAAACTGGCGGTAAAGAGCCGTGAAGTTTCCTATATCGGTCGCAAAGAAACGCTTACCGGAAAGGCCAAGTTCGGTATTTTTGGAGACGGTAAGGAGCTTCCCCAGATTGCCATGGCCAAGTATTTTAAGAACGGTGATTTCCGTGCTGGATATTACCGTGATCAGACTTTCATGATGGCTATTGATCAAGTAACTATACAGCAATTTTTTGCTCAGCTGTATGCACATGCTAATATCGAAGAAGAACCGAATTCCGGCGGTCGCCAAATGAATGCCCACTTTAGCACACGAAGCCTCAATGATGATGGCAGTTGGAAGGATCTGACAGAGATGAAAAATACGTCTCCCGATATTTCCCCCACCGCCGGACAGATGTCACGCCTGCTTGGATTAGCACAAGCTTCACAGATTTATCGTAATCACGATGAGCTGTTGGACAAAGAAGAATTTCAAAAGTTTTCAGATGACGGTAGTGAAATTGCGTGGGGCACAATTGGTGATGCCAGTACTTCGGAAGGGGTCTTTTGGGAAACTATCAATGCTGCCGGTGTGCTGCAGGTCCCGATGGTACTTTCTGTATGGGATGACGGCTATGGCATTTCAGTACCGCGCAAATACCAGACCACCAAAGAAAGTATTTCTGATGTTCTGGCTGGTTTTCAGCGTACTGAAGATCAAGAGGGACTGGAAATTCTGACCGTTAATGCTTGGGATTATCCTGCGCTAATGAAGACCTATGAAGAAGCTGCTGCTATTGCACGGGAAGAACATGTTCCGGTGCTTATTCATGTAAAAGAAGTTACGCAGCCACAGGGGCATTCTACCTCAGGTTCGCATGAGCGATATAAGTCGGATGAACGCCTGGAGTGGGAAGAAGAATTCTGCTGTATCAACAAAACGCGTCAGTGGTTGATCGACGAAGATATTGCTACTGCTGATGAAATTGAAGAGATCGAAGAGGCTGCCAAATCAGAGGTAAAAGATGCTCAGAAAGCAGCATGGAAATCCTTTAAGGGAGAGCTCAAAGAAGAGCTCAAAACAGCTACTGCACTTATAGATGATTTATCTTCAGAAAGTTCGCACGCTGATGCGCTTAAAGAGGTTAAAAAGGAGATGAAGGCACCGATGGTTCCGTTGCGCAAATATATTGTTTCAGGAGTGCGTAAAGCCCTTCGCATTGTCCGTGATGAGCAGCTGGAAAGCAAGAATAAGCTAAAGCAGTGGCTGGATGAAAGTAATCAGGCAAATGAAGAGCGGTACGATACGCATTTGTATAGTGAAACAGCAGATTCACCGCTTAATGTAGAAGAAGTGACACCTACTTATTCGGATGATCCCGAAGAAGTAGATGGACGTGTTGTATTGCGTGATAATTTTGATAAGCTCTTTGAACAATATCCTGAGACGCTCGTTTTTGGTGAGGACACCGGTAAGCTGGGTGATGTAAATAAAGGACTTGAAAATATGCAGGATAAATATGGCGAACTGCGTGTCCGCGATACCGGCATTCGTGAGGCTACTATTTTAGGACAGGGCATTGGGATGGCGCTGCGCGGACTCCGACCCATTGCCGAAATTCAGTATCTCGATTATCTGCTGTACTGTTTTCAGGGATTAAGTGATGACCTTGCCACTGTTCGCTACCGCAGCATGGGCGGACAGAAGGCACCGCTGATTGTCCGTACGCGGGGGCATCGTCTTGAGGGAATATGGCACACCGGTTCTCCCATGGGTATGATTATCAACGGAGTTCGGGGGCTACATGTGTGCGTGCCCCGCAATCTTACGGAAGCGGCAGGCATGTACAATACGCTGTTGCAGGGTGATGATCCTGCACTGATGATTGAACCGCTCAATGCGTATCGCCTGAAGGAAAAAATGCCGGATAATCTGGGTGAATTTACGGTGCCGCTCGGTATTCCCAATATTGTTTCAGAAGGTAGTGATATTACTATTGTTTCTTATGGATCTACTTGTAACATTTGTGAATCGGTACTTCCGGAACTTGAAGAAGTTGGCATTTCTGCTGAGCTTATTGACGTGCGTACATTGTTGCCGTTCGATCGCAACCAAGATATTGTAGCATCGCTCGAAAAAACGAATCGCATTTTGTTTGTGGATGAGGATGTGCCGGGCGGCGCGTCGGCCTATATGATGAACAAAGTACTTCAGGAGCAGAAAGGGTATTATTATCTGGATTCTGAACCTCAATGTCTCACCGCTAAAGCACATCGTGGAGCATATGGTTCTGATGGTGATTACTTTTCCAAGCCTAATGAAGAGGATATCTTTGAGGCGATATATGCGCTTATGAGTGAGGCTAATCCGGCCCAATATCCACCGATTTATGAATAA
- a CDS encoding AAA family ATPase — MNNTSEESNTFAPSFEDRTDLSGIQEMADQIRAEISKIILGQQKMIDLLITALLANGHVLIEGVPGVAKTLSAKLLAQTISTDFSRIQFTPDLMPSDVIGTSVFNPKTTEFNFKEGPVFANVVLIDEVNRSPAKTQAALFEVMQERQISVDGTTYTMDEPFIILATQNPIEQEGTYKLPEAQLDRFLFKIEVGYPESNHETAILEGAHKRNHKTNPDQLEAVVESKRLIKNQQKVTQVHVEKSLMQYITQITQRSRNHSAIHMGASPRASVFLMRASQAWAAVMGRDFVIPEDVQQMAPPVLRHRLILTPEKEMEGTNADEVISRILEQIEVPR, encoded by the coding sequence ATGAATAATACATCTGAAGAATCAAACACCTTTGCACCTTCATTCGAAGATCGCACCGATCTTTCGGGCATCCAAGAAATGGCTGATCAAATACGTGCAGAAATCAGTAAAATTATCTTGGGCCAGCAGAAAATGATCGACCTGTTAATTACGGCTCTGCTGGCTAATGGACACGTACTTATCGAAGGTGTACCTGGCGTAGCTAAAACGTTGTCGGCCAAACTACTGGCTCAAACCATTTCTACGGATTTTTCGCGCATACAGTTTACCCCCGATCTTATGCCCTCGGATGTAATTGGCACTTCGGTTTTTAATCCCAAAACAACAGAATTCAATTTTAAAGAAGGTCCGGTTTTTGCCAATGTAGTGCTCATTGACGAAGTAAACCGTTCGCCCGCTAAAACACAGGCTGCTCTTTTTGAGGTGATGCAAGAACGACAAATATCTGTTGACGGCACTACTTATACAATGGATGAACCTTTCATCATCCTGGCAACACAAAATCCTATTGAGCAAGAGGGCACATACAAGCTGCCTGAAGCTCAACTTGATCGTTTTCTGTTTAAAATTGAAGTTGGATATCCCGAATCGAATCACGAAACGGCAATTCTTGAAGGTGCCCACAAACGAAACCATAAAACAAATCCCGATCAGCTCGAGGCCGTAGTTGAGTCTAAACGTCTGATCAAAAACCAACAAAAAGTAACCCAGGTTCATGTTGAAAAATCGCTGATGCAATATATTACCCAAATTACTCAGCGCAGCCGTAATCACAGTGCCATCCACATGGGAGCATCACCGCGGGCATCTGTATTTTTAATGCGTGCTTCACAGGCCTGGGCCGCTGTTATGGGACGTGATTTCGTAATTCCAGAAGATGTACAACAGATGGCACCTCCGGTCTTACGACACCGGCTGATACTGACTCCCGAAAAAGAAATGGAAGGAACCAATGCCGATGAAGTAATAAGCCGAATTTTAGAACAAATTGAGGTACCGCGATAG